Proteins from a single region of Desulfobacter postgatei 2ac9:
- a CDS encoding tRNA dihydrouridine synthase: MNSEKTIENTINTAQDLAQYLLRPLAIGNRTISNRMVLAPMAGLGHIAFRQLVTQFSGFGLLFTGMCPAKAVPHENPGISHVFSWRPEELDHTVCQIFGAEPETMARAARRIEAEKFFGVDLNFGCSVAAICKKGCGAALLKTPDKAIDIVSAVRKAVSCPVFVKFRTGWQDDHSFPVTMARAFERAGADALTFHPRVAPDRRSRRPMWELIGKVQDAVTIPVFGNGNLFAPEHGIKMIRETGCQGLSIGRMAVAQPWIFAQWTKSFTPEPSIYMKTALDMARLLSTHYEDRFALKMFKKFAPYFCANFKFSNAILKSMIRAENMNELCDNIRHLLDPPPQTLRLPNINLFI, encoded by the coding sequence ATGAATTCTGAAAAAACAATAGAGAACACCATAAATACGGCTCAAGACCTGGCACAATATCTGCTCAGGCCGCTTGCCATCGGTAACAGAACCATTTCCAACCGGATGGTACTGGCGCCCATGGCAGGACTGGGGCACATCGCGTTCAGGCAGCTTGTGACTCAGTTTTCAGGATTCGGCCTGCTGTTTACGGGCATGTGCCCTGCCAAAGCGGTTCCCCATGAAAACCCCGGAATATCCCATGTATTTTCCTGGCGGCCCGAAGAACTGGACCACACAGTATGCCAGATATTTGGTGCAGAACCTGAGACCATGGCCCGGGCTGCCCGTCGCATTGAAGCCGAAAAATTCTTTGGGGTGGACTTAAATTTCGGATGTTCCGTTGCCGCAATCTGTAAAAAAGGATGCGGGGCCGCACTGTTAAAGACACCCGACAAGGCGATCGACATTGTATCTGCGGTCAGAAAGGCTGTGTCATGCCCGGTTTTTGTTAAATTCAGAACCGGATGGCAGGATGATCATAGCTTTCCGGTGACCATGGCCCGGGCCTTTGAACGTGCCGGGGCAGATGCCTTAACCTTTCATCCCCGGGTCGCCCCCGACCGAAGAAGCCGAAGACCCATGTGGGAGCTGATCGGCAAAGTACAAGACGCGGTCACCATTCCCGTTTTTGGCAACGGGAACCTGTTTGCCCCCGAACATGGGATCAAAATGATCCGGGAAACCGGCTGCCAGGGTCTTTCTATCGGCAGGATGGCCGTGGCACAGCCCTGGATTTTTGCCCAGTGGACCAAAAGTTTTACACCGGAACCGTCCATTTATATGAAAACCGCCCTGGACATGGCAAGGCTTTTAAGCACCCATTATGAGGACCGTTTTGCCCTGAAGATGTTTAAAAAATTTGCCCCGTATTTCTGCGCCAATTTCAAATTTTCCAACGCCATTTTAAAATCCATGATACGGGCCGAAAACATGAACGAACTTTGTGACAACATACGGCATCTTCTGGACCCGCCACCCCAAACATTACGCCTGCCAAACATTAATCTGTTCATTTGA
- the yedF gene encoding sulfurtransferase-like selenium metabolism protein YedF: protein MVKELDCRKMDCPAPVIETKKCLESEALSHIRVLVDNDAAIENVSRFLTYAGFEVGVESDGTMSVVEGTRDQAATVKPAPGPTGQSACGPAPSQKNAPVKIMVMAASNTLGVGDDELGAKLMINFIKTLKEMGKDLWRLVFVNHGVTLATVDSAVLGELHELEESGVTILVCGTCLSHLNLMEKKAIGQTTNMLDIVTAMQLADKVINL from the coding sequence ATGGTAAAAGAACTTGACTGCAGGAAAATGGATTGTCCGGCACCTGTAATAGAAACAAAAAAATGTCTTGAAAGCGAAGCATTGTCGCATATCCGGGTGCTGGTGGACAATGATGCCGCCATTGAAAATGTCAGCCGGTTTTTAACCTATGCCGGTTTTGAAGTCGGTGTGGAATCCGACGGCACCATGTCTGTTGTGGAAGGCACCCGGGACCAGGCCGCGACCGTTAAACCGGCGCCCGGACCGACAGGGCAATCGGCTTGCGGCCCAGCGCCATCCCAAAAAAACGCCCCGGTAAAAATCATGGTGATGGCCGCATCCAACACATTGGGCGTTGGAGATGATGAATTAGGCGCAAAGTTAATGATCAATTTCATCAAAACCCTCAAGGAGATGGGCAAGGATCTGTGGCGCCTGGTTTTTGTCAACCATGGCGTCACCCTTGCCACGGTAGATTCCGCAGTGCTTGGTGAACTGCACGAACTTGAAGAATCAGGCGTCACCATTCTTGTATGCGGGACTTGCCTGAGCCACCTGAATCTGATGGAGAAAAAAGCCATTGGCCAGACCACCAATATGCTGGATATTGTCACGGCCATGCAGCTGGCCGACAAGGTGATCAATCTGTAA
- a CDS encoding YkgJ family cysteine cluster protein, with the protein MDKKNFDLTRFECLGCGACCRQSGYVRLGDKEPDIIADFLNMDVRDFIETFTCLTKDRNGLSIIDAPDGACIFLDSNGCRINPVKPSQCRDFPVKWRFLGFEQICEWARKNCAPSQTSTPDKET; encoded by the coding sequence ATGGATAAAAAAAATTTTGACCTGACACGATTTGAATGCTTAGGATGCGGGGCCTGCTGCAGACAAAGCGGGTACGTCCGTCTGGGTGATAAAGAACCGGATATCATTGCCGATTTCCTGAATATGGATGTCCGGGATTTTATAGAAACCTTCACCTGTCTGACGAAAGACCGCAACGGCCTTTCAATCATTGATGCCCCTGACGGGGCCTGTATCTTCCTGGACAGCAATGGATGCCGCATCAATCCTGTCAAACCTTCCCAGTGTCGGGACTTTCCCGTCAAATGGCGATTTTTGGGTTTTGAGCAAATCTGTGAATGGGCACGAAAAAACTGTGCGCCTTCCCAAACATCTACCCCCGACAAGGAGACTTGA
- a CDS encoding YcaO-like family protein: MFTNLARPYKEQPATVTIEGIRNILNQADLVPDEIYHANPYPKIFSSSIALPPDRGGFRTNGKGRTHEFSLASAYAEYMERMQNLLFATFSRSIANRLKDEFGYYYFPDESYLDRQAVENLPADVLADFFRYLKQDRKEFVTAYFDRIAANGMPGVVATPFYDTLNQCSQLLPLNLLLITVGSNGMAAGNTQPEAIFQALCELTERWAAALIFYGQMTPPTVPRQFLAQFPGESAIIEDIERDGRYKVIVKDFSAGRNIPALGVIIKNLQTGRYRLNVGSETSFQVALSRCLTEIFQGIQDSDQFDAAMLKIPASVPEYFLRQDSEARNTRFHVFTHFTTDNSGVFPPALFGDSPSYSFDPSTFTPLKSYEEEVRRLVRFFHDNGKNVYIRDVSFLGFPSVFVYVPEFSAQGRKSAPPVDGSGKFQLVDLDSIEHLFFDLAHCSSQQLTDIAHRLASFAPSVPITQLFNIELTADSPWQQMNLAFVLTQIHYSLGNYDQALAHFKQFCATRIEIGPYYTMVKHYLEARAEGQKHTQVQTKLNTIAEDQKIESTLVKQVMTDMAEPYSIQANTPLPRCPHCTACPLSDPCQTRHKLNLARTVYSNMKSMPSTEALAWIMA, from the coding sequence ATGTTTACCAATCTTGCCCGACCGTACAAAGAGCAGCCAGCAACAGTTACCATTGAGGGTATCCGGAATATCCTCAATCAGGCAGATCTAGTTCCTGACGAGATCTACCATGCTAATCCGTATCCGAAAATTTTCTCGTCCAGTATCGCCCTACCCCCGGACCGGGGCGGATTTCGCACCAACGGCAAAGGTCGCACCCATGAATTCAGCCTGGCCAGTGCCTATGCCGAGTATATGGAACGAATGCAAAACCTGCTGTTTGCAACATTCTCCCGTTCCATAGCAAACAGGCTGAAGGATGAATTCGGCTATTACTATTTTCCGGATGAATCCTACTTGGACCGCCAAGCTGTGGAAAACCTGCCGGCCGATGTGCTGGCTGATTTTTTCCGCTATCTGAAGCAGGACCGCAAGGAATTTGTGACAGCCTATTTTGACCGAATCGCTGCCAATGGTATGCCTGGGGTTGTAGCCACGCCCTTTTACGATACCCTTAACCAATGCAGCCAGCTGCTGCCTTTAAACCTCTTGCTGATAACAGTAGGTTCTAATGGTATGGCTGCAGGCAACACACAGCCCGAGGCCATTTTTCAGGCGCTGTGTGAACTCACGGAACGTTGGGCTGCCGCCCTGATATTTTATGGACAAATGACACCACCTACCGTGCCCAGGCAATTTCTGGCACAATTTCCGGGTGAAAGCGCGATTATTGAAGATATTGAACGCGACGGCCGCTATAAGGTCATTGTCAAAGATTTTTCTGCGGGACGAAACATCCCGGCCCTTGGTGTAATCATTAAAAACTTGCAGACCGGCCGCTATCGGCTTAACGTCGGTTCTGAAACCTCCTTTCAAGTGGCGTTGAGTCGTTGCCTGACCGAAATTTTCCAGGGCATACAGGATAGCGATCAGTTCGATGCTGCCATGTTAAAAATTCCCGCGTCCGTGCCTGAGTATTTTCTCCGCCAGGACAGTGAAGCTCGTAATACTCGGTTTCATGTTTTTACCCATTTTACGACAGACAACAGCGGAGTGTTTCCGCCGGCCCTTTTCGGCGACTCTCCCAGCTACTCCTTTGATCCGAGTACTTTCACACCATTGAAATCATACGAGGAAGAGGTACGCCGTCTGGTTCGGTTCTTCCACGATAATGGAAAAAACGTCTACATTCGAGATGTCTCTTTCCTGGGTTTCCCATCGGTGTTCGTCTATGTTCCGGAATTCTCGGCCCAGGGACGGAAATCTGCCCCTCCCGTAGACGGATCAGGCAAATTTCAACTCGTTGACCTGGATAGTATTGAACATCTTTTTTTTGATCTGGCTCACTGCTCTTCCCAACAATTGACAGACATCGCCCATAGGCTCGCTTCTTTTGCCCCATCCGTCCCCATTACCCAGCTTTTTAATATTGAGCTGACAGCAGACTCACCCTGGCAGCAGATGAATCTTGCCTTTGTTTTGACCCAGATCCATTATAGCTTGGGAAATTATGACCAAGCCCTGGCGCATTTCAAACAATTTTGTGCAACCCGCATAGAGATCGGTCCGTATTACACGATGGTAAAACATTATCTGGAAGCCAGAGCTGAAGGGCAGAAACACACTCAGGTTCAAACGAAGTTGAATACTATTGCTGAAGATCAGAAAATAGAGTCTACCCTGGTCAAACAGGTTATGACCGACATGGCCGAACCCTATTCGATCCAGGCCAACACACCGCTTCCTCGGTGTCCCCATTGTACGGCCTGCCCCCTGTCAGACCCCTGTCAAACGCGACATAAGCTGAACCTTGCTAGGACCGTCTATTCAAACATGAAATCGATGCCTTCAACGGAAGCCTTAGCGTGGATCATGGCCTGA